A genomic stretch from Eubacterium sulci ATCC 35585 includes:
- a CDS encoding iron transporter FeoA, with translation MRTLRDVPVGETAKVIKLHGEGSVKRRIMDMGITKGVEIYVRKLAPLGDPMELNIRNYELSIRKADAAMIEVEE, from the coding sequence ATGAGAACTTTACGCGATGTACCAGTTGGCGAAACCGCAAAGGTAATAAAGCTTCATGGTGAGGGTTCAGTTAAAAGAAGAATCATGGACATGGGCATTACAAAGGGAGTAGAAATCTACGTTAGAAAGCTAGCTCCTTTAGGCGATCCAATGGAGCTCAACATAAGAAACTATGAGCTTTCTATTCGCAAAGCAGATGCTGCAATGATAGAAGTAGAAGAATAA
- a CDS encoding iron transporter FeoB: MAITIALAGNPNCGKTTLFNALTGANQYVGNWPGVTVERKEGRYKGNKDVVIQDLPGIYSLSPYTLEEVVSREYLVTQRPDAILNIVDGTNIERNLYLTTQLLELGIPVVIAVNMIDLVRKNGDTIDVDALSKSIGCPVIEISALKGEGHKEAAELAIKAAEAHKLVNVDGNFADAIEETIAKIKADIKGIVPEELERWYAIKIFERDPKVMESISLGDKADEIEQITVACETAEDDDSESIITNERYSYIANITADSVHKIRTKDNMTTSDKIDKVVTSRIFGLPIFVLIMFFVYAISMGDWKISIGKKMTDYANDVIFAEWVPKGLEALFGALGISDKSWIFGLVNDGIVAGVGAVLGFIPQMFVLFLFLSILEDIGYMSRVAFVMDRIFRHFGLSGKSFIPYMVATGCGVPGVMASRTIEQERDRKLTVMTATFMPCGAKLPMIALIAGAIFNGSAYVAVSAYFIGIVSIILSAIILKKFKAFAGDAAPFVMELPAYHITSVKNILRTAFDRAFSFIKRAGSVILIASIILWFLTSYGFVNGKFGKVATLFEDKDVATAEYQKELAQKRHISLDEVNPMDASLLASVGDTVAPIFRPLGFGSWKPTVATVTGLVAKEQVVGTFGVLYNYDDSKEALGDNGEQIWANVAKDYSGPAGMAFLVFNLLCAPCFAAIGAIKREMGNGKWTWAAIGWLTGWAYCISLIAYNIGGVITGESGFGVGPIVSLVLIAGIVYLLVRKGAEPEHSSKSVTAVEAADAK; encoded by the coding sequence ATGGCAATTACAATTGCGTTAGCTGGAAACCCTAACTGTGGTAAAACAACGCTTTTTAATGCTTTAACTGGAGCAAACCAGTACGTCGGCAACTGGCCAGGCGTTACAGTAGAGAGGAAGGAAGGTAGATATAAGGGTAACAAGGATGTTGTTATTCAGGACCTTCCAGGTATATATTCGCTTTCTCCATATACATTGGAGGAGGTTGTTTCGAGAGAATATCTCGTAACACAGAGACCTGATGCGATTTTGAACATCGTTGATGGTACAAATATTGAGAGAAACCTATATTTGACGACACAGCTACTTGAGCTTGGTATTCCTGTAGTTATCGCTGTCAACATGATAGACCTTGTTCGTAAGAACGGTGACACTATTGATGTAGATGCACTCAGTAAGAGCATAGGCTGCCCTGTTATTGAAATCAGTGCTCTTAAGGGAGAGGGTCACAAGGAAGCTGCAGAGCTAGCAATTAAAGCTGCTGAAGCGCATAAGCTGGTTAACGTGGATGGAAACTTTGCTGATGCAATAGAAGAAACTATTGCTAAGATTAAAGCTGACATCAAGGGAATCGTACCTGAAGAGCTAGAGCGCTGGTATGCAATCAAGATCTTCGAGAGAGACCCTAAGGTTATGGAGTCTATTTCACTTGGCGATAAGGCTGATGAAATCGAGCAGATTACTGTGGCATGTGAGACAGCTGAGGATGATGATTCAGAGAGCATCATCACAAATGAAAGATATTCATACATTGCAAATATAACAGCAGATTCGGTTCATAAGATTAGAACAAAGGACAATATGACCACATCTGATAAGATTGATAAGGTCGTTACAAGCAGAATCTTTGGTCTGCCTATATTTGTTCTGATAATGTTCTTTGTCTATGCTATATCAATGGGTGATTGGAAAATCTCAATTGGTAAGAAGATGACAGACTATGCCAACGATGTAATCTTTGCGGAGTGGGTTCCTAAGGGCCTTGAAGCATTGTTTGGAGCTCTTGGCATCTCAGACAAAAGCTGGATCTTCGGTCTAGTAAATGACGGAATCGTCGCAGGTGTTGGAGCTGTATTAGGCTTCATTCCGCAGATGTTCGTTCTGTTCCTATTCCTCTCAATACTTGAGGATATCGGATACATGTCTCGTGTAGCCTTCGTTATGGATAGAATCTTCCGCCACTTCGGACTCTCAGGAAAGAGCTTTATCCCTTACATGGTTGCAACAGGCTGCGGTGTACCGGGCGTTATGGCTTCACGTACAATCGAGCAGGAAAGAGACCGTAAGCTAACAGTTATGACTGCAACCTTCATGCCTTGCGGAGCAAAGCTTCCTATGATAGCGCTTATCGCAGGTGCTATATTCAATGGCTCAGCTTATGTTGCTGTATCAGCTTACTTCATTGGAATAGTATCAATTATACTATCAGCTATAATTTTAAAGAAATTCAAGGCTTTTGCAGGAGATGCAGCACCGTTTGTAATGGAGCTTCCAGCTTATCACATCACATCGGTTAAGAACATTCTTCGTACTGCATTTGATCGTGCATTTTCATTTATTAAGAGAGCTGGATCAGTTATCCTTATTGCTTCAATAATCCTATGGTTCTTAACGAGCTACGGATTTGTAAATGGTAAGTTCGGTAAGGTTGCCACTTTGTTCGAGGACAAGGATGTTGCAACAGCTGAATACCAGAAGGAACTAGCTCAGAAGAGACATATAAGCCTAGATGAGGTTAACCCTATGGACGCATCGCTTCTTGCAAGCGTTGGTGATACAGTTGCACCTATATTCAGACCTCTAGGATTTGGATCATGGAAACCAACTGTTGCTACAGTAACAGGTCTTGTTGCTAAGGAACAGGTTGTAGGTACATTTGGTGTGCTATATAACTACGACGACTCTAAGGAAGCACTCGGAGATAATGGTGAACAGATTTGGGCAAATGTAGCAAAGGATTATAGTGGTCCTGCTGGAATGGCATTCCTAGTATTTAACTTACTATGCGCTCCTTGCTTTGCTGCTATCGGTGCTATCAAGCGTGAGATGGGTAATGGTAAATGGACATGGGCTGCAATCGGATGGCTAACTGGATGGGCATATTGCATATCTCTAATCGCATACAATATTGGTGGTGTCATAACTGGAGAGTCCGGTTTCGGAGTAGGTCCTATAGTTTCACTAGTGTTAATTGCGGGTATAGTATACCTGCTAGTGAGAAAGGGCGCAGAGCCAGAACACTCAAGCAAGTCAGTTACTGCAGTTGAGGCTGCAGACGCAAAATAA
- a CDS encoding FeoA family protein — MPLSMVETGKTVVVVRVGGAPAVKQRLADLGFVEGTQIDIIQAQSGNLIVKVKDSKLAITKEMANKIVVNPL, encoded by the coding sequence ATGCCACTAAGTATGGTAGAGACAGGAAAAACTGTGGTAGTAGTAAGGGTCGGTGGTGCGCCAGCGGTCAAACAGAGACTGGCTGATTTGGGTTTTGTAGAGGGAACTCAGATTGATATTATACAGGCACAGAGCGGAAACTTAATTGTTAAAGTTAAGGATTCCAAACTAGCAATCACTAAGGAAATGGCAAATAAAATAGTGGTAAATCCGCTTTAA